The Mesorhizobium sp. NBSH29 genome has a segment encoding these proteins:
- a CDS encoding YggT family protein encodes MLALIQTILMALDIFWWLIIGSAIFSWLYAFNVVNPRNQAIAAIGNALFRVTEPALRPIRNRMPDLGGIDIAPIVLLLIIFFIRQFLIQTVAPMVI; translated from the coding sequence ATGCTCGCTCTGATCCAGACCATCCTCATGGCGCTCGACATTTTCTGGTGGCTGATCATCGGTTCGGCGATCTTCTCCTGGCTCTATGCGTTCAATGTCGTCAATCCGCGCAACCAGGCCATCGCCGCGATCGGCAACGCGCTGTTTCGTGTGACGGAACCGGCCCTGAGGCCAATTCGGAACCGGATGCCAGATCTCGGTGGCATCGACATCGCACCCATCGTCCTCTTGCTCATCATCTTTTTCATCCGTCAGTTTCTGATCCAGACCGTCGCCCCGATGGTGATCTGA
- a CDS encoding DUF167 family protein, translating into MRASPVRLRSDGLDIQVRLTPRAATDTIDGLMEAADGRIYIKVRVRSVPEGGRANTALERLVSTWLGVPVRDVALASGSTSRIKTVRIAGDPAETAKRLQGLIGCLADP; encoded by the coding sequence ATGCGCGCAAGCCCGGTCCGGCTACGCAGCGACGGTCTCGATATTCAGGTGAGGCTAACCCCGCGCGCCGCAACCGACACGATAGACGGACTGATGGAAGCCGCGGACGGCAGGATTTATATCAAGGTGCGCGTCCGTTCTGTGCCGGAAGGTGGCAGGGCAAACACTGCGCTGGAACGCCTCGTCAGCACATGGCTTGGTGTTCCGGTGCGGGATGTGGCGCTGGCGTCAGGCTCGACTTCGCGGATCAAGACCGTACGCATCGCGGGCGATCCAGCTGAAACCGCAAAACGGCTGCAAGGTCTGATCGGGTGCTTGGCGGATCCGTGA
- a CDS encoding 1-acyl-sn-glycerol-3-phosphate acyltransferase: MDSRMTPSGFTATLGARWFGTTGDNAHIVDQMIAERSTKLSRHPMWPLLRPFLLRFLHYRQAVDMADTVADMSGWDAMSYLSDLLSLDVTVDGLENLPRNEGFILAPTHPTGIPDGVAIFDVLKNVRPDMAIFANRDALRVANGLRDLIIPVEWRQGEKSHAKSRDTLEMTARAFAANKAVVLFPSGRIAYWNEDVLTERPWQTSIVSLARRYRYPVVPARITARNSGLFYLLSKYSTELRDMTIFHELLNKKGRAFSVTIGKPIALEALDGEPAELAAQLQQHTVHAIAADRDAEFCSAPAAPGSRSS; encoded by the coding sequence ATGGATTCGCGGATGACGCCATCCGGCTTCACAGCAACGCTCGGTGCGCGGTGGTTTGGAACCACAGGCGACAATGCGCATATCGTCGACCAGATGATCGCCGAGCGGTCGACCAAGCTGTCGCGCCATCCCATGTGGCCGCTGCTGCGGCCGTTCCTGCTGCGCTTTTTGCATTATCGCCAGGCGGTCGACATGGCCGACACGGTTGCCGACATGTCCGGTTGGGATGCCATGTCCTACCTCAGCGACCTGCTGTCACTGGATGTTACGGTGGACGGCCTTGAAAACCTTCCGAGAAACGAGGGTTTTATTCTCGCGCCCACCCATCCGACCGGCATCCCCGACGGGGTCGCGATTTTCGATGTGCTGAAGAATGTACGTCCCGACATGGCGATCTTTGCCAACCGCGATGCGCTGCGCGTGGCCAATGGCCTACGCGATCTGATTATTCCCGTGGAATGGCGGCAGGGCGAAAAATCACACGCCAAGAGCCGCGATACGCTTGAAATGACAGCCCGCGCCTTCGCCGCCAACAAGGCGGTGGTTCTGTTTCCGTCGGGTCGCATAGCCTATTGGAACGAAGATGTTCTGACCGAGCGCCCGTGGCAGACGTCGATTGTCTCGCTTGCCCGTCGCTATCGCTATCCGGTTGTTCCGGCGCGGATCACGGCGCGTAACTCGGGGCTGTTTTATCTGCTGTCCAAATATTCCACCGAACTGCGCGACATGACGATCTTCCATGAGCTGCTCAACAAAAAGGGCCGCGCCTTTTCTGTGACGATCGGAAAACCTATCGCCCTTGAAGCGCTAGACGGCGAGCCGGCTGAACTGGCCGCGCAATTGCAACAGCACACAGTGCACGCGATTGCCGCTGACCGCGATGCTGAATTTTGTTCCGCGCCAGCGGCACCGGGGAGCCGGTCCTCATAG